The Equus caballus isolate H_3958 breed thoroughbred chromosome 12, TB-T2T, whole genome shotgun sequence genome contains a region encoding:
- the OR5AZ1 gene encoding olfactory receptor 5P55 — MGKNCTQVTWFLLLGLTEQEGPKGTLFVFFLFIYSVTLMGNLGIITLIHTDPQLHTPMYFFLSVLAFIDSSFSTINTPRLLESFLTSGQSISFKGCVVQMALMTLHGTAECLLLAIMAYDRFVAICHPLLYHTIMSQHLCVQLVVVTYVASVAISGLLTWYIFKLPYCGPNVINHYFCDIPPMLQLACVDTSAVETIIFSSSALIILFTITIILMSYAYIFVTISRIRSLEAQSKALSTCASHLTIICLFYGTITFMYAQPSSHTSMEQNKVVSVFYTVVIPMLNPLIYSLRNKDVKTALKRRCLGKLSV; from the coding sequence ATGGGGAAGAATTGCACCCAAGTCACCTGGTTCCTGCTGCTGGGGCTCACAGAGCAGGAGGGGCCAAAGGGCACCCTCTTTGTGTTCTTCTTATTCATCTATTCAGTCACCCTCATGGGCAACCTGGGCATAATTACCCTGATCCACACAGATCCACagctccacacacccatgtacttctttctgAGCGTCCTTGCCTTCATAGACTCCTCTTTCTCCACGATAAACACCCCCAGGTTGCTGGAGAGCTTCCTCACCTCAGGCCAGTCCATCTCCTTCAAAGGCTGTGTGGTGCAGATGGCCCTCATGACTCTCCATGGTACTGCTGAGTGTCTGCTCCTGGCCATCATGGCCTATGACCGATTTGTTGCAATCTGCCACCCTCTCCTCTACCACACCATCATGTCTCAACATCTCTGTGTCCAGCTGGTAGTGGTCACCTACGTGGCTTCTGTTGCCATTTCAGGTTTACTGACTTGGTACATCTTCAAGCTGCCCTACTGTGGCCCCAACGTCATTAACCACTATTTCTGTGACATCCCCCCTATGCTTCAACTTGCCTGTGTGGACACTTCTGCAGTTGAAACCATCATCTTCTCATCTTCTGCCCTGATTATCCTCTTTACCATCACCATTATCCTGATGTCCTATGCCTACATCTTTGTGACTATCAGCAGGATACGTTCCCTGGAGGCTCAGAGCAAAGCACtctccacctgtgcctcccacctcacCATCATCTGCCTCTTCTATGGCACCATCACCTTCATGTATGCTCAGCCAAGCTCTCACACTTCCATGGAGCAGAACAAAGTTGTGTCTGTCTTCTACACTGTGGTCATCCCCATGCTGAACCCTCTGATTTACAGCCTGAGGAATAAAGATGTGAAGACTGCTTTAAAGAGGAGATGCCTTGGCAAGCTGTCTGTGTAA